The Cucumis melo cultivar AY chromosome 9, USDA_Cmelo_AY_1.0, whole genome shotgun sequence genome includes the window tttctttcttatttcatCGTACTCTATGCTTCCAAACTTAAAAATAATTGGAAAGCTCAGTCTCGATGAACAAGGGCTTACTAGTAATCCTGATGTTTCTTCCTGTTGGATTGATTTATGGAACATAGACCAAGATAACCTAGGCTTGATATTTCCATGCCGATAACTTCTATCTCTTGCTTCGGACTTGGGTGCGGAGGGTAGGAGAAGAAGACAAATGACTCGAGTGAGAATAATACACAACGAAGGAGTTTAGGttaagggaaaaagaaaatataaatcacattaaaaaattagaaatcaCTTAACTTTTCAATTTCACGTTTGTTTATAGAAattgatttaaatgaaataaatatttaaatttaaatcacatttataatttaacctaaatAACCCTCTCATTTTCTCCTATTTTTGATGAACACCAATATAATCGAGACAGTGTTCATCCTAGACGATATTTCATTGAAAAAGTCCCTAAATAAGTAATTGGATATAAGATGAGAAAGTTAACATTTgattttgtataatttaaaaaataagttattttggaaaaaaaattagagttcaaaactattttttacgaaaaaatgagtttaaacaaaaacgagttttttataatttttttttcttaagccAATCCAAGCGAACTctatcaaaaatagaaaaaactatTTTAACAAATTTCTACTAAAGAAGTCGTgagatattaaaataatttacggttatttttttataatttctataAAAACGATGGTAGTTGTACCAAtagcaaatatatatatatatataataacagcATTTGCAATAATCTTTGAACATTTACAAATGTAGTAAAAAAGaagtaaatatttaatttttcattactttagtttttaaaatttacccTAAACAGTACACTAATAAGTATATCAGTATAATATCACACGTGTGTTTGTGTTTGGCGTATTAGTTACCTTTTTATCGAGTATATCACTCCATTGATGTATTATTTTCAACAAATGTGTGTTATTCGTAtacttaattttaattatttgttcaTTTACTACAAAAGCGTTGTTTTTCTCTCTACATCATCACAATATATTTATAATGGTAAATTCGTTTTGTGGTAATTGTTTGGACGACATTTCAAGATAAACTATTTCGTAGAGTTCAATTTATGTGTGAGTGATTCAATATTTACCATGAATGTGTCTTTGAAGTCGAAGCAAACGTGTCTTCATTTGAATTACTATTATAAGTTTTATGAAAAATCACAGTATACATGGTTTTCAGATTTATGctcatatttttatttatgcGATTTCcatgattttgaaaaaaaaaaaatttatttaatgtgTGTTAGAAATGTTTTAggtttaatattttgaaatctTTTATTGAGTGATATAATTTTTAACGTGTTTTAAAAGCGTGACAAACATGTAGATTGACGATAGATTTTATTGTTTGTTTAGGGTCTACTTCACATCTCGTCTTAGATTTAGGTAGGATCGTTTTAGACGAGGTGCGACATTTGTAAAATATTTTATCTCAGGCCCAATCATTTTGATccgatttgataattattttatttttgtttatagtttttgaaagtttataaatatttattctaactctagtttaatttttttttttacattgttaCGTGTATTTTCTATCattgttttataaaaccaagtgccaagttttgaaaactagaaaattgtttttttaaaacaattattttataatttggTTAATAATTCAACTACTTtacttaaaaaatatataaaatgtaGATGAATTATCTCATACAAGGCCTTTGGTTTTAGTTTTCTATTATTGAAATATCTATGAAAAAATGTGTGAATATCAAACCACATGACTTTGTCAAACATAAGGCTTTAGCATAACATGGAACAAGTTGCACCataacatacatacatatatatatatatatatatatatatatatatatatatatatattcaaattcaAAGTATAAAGTTAGTTTTGAAACGAAATATTAATCGCTTTTGTTCCAATTCTTTATATAAAATGAAAGGtatatttacaataatatatatttatattttatatatattatccATAAGTTTAAGTTTTTGGATGATTTATTTCACATAATTTCATCGAACTTAAATTGAAGGggaaataaatttaatataatatttaaagaagaagtattttttttttaatataattttgcaAGAATAAATTTCTAAATCTCCCGCCAAATTGGGCACTTCATTTCCCTCCAAAATTTTCAGCGGCGGCGATATATAATCGACGAACTCCGATCTTCGTCTTTCTATTTTGGATCTATATTCAACTTCATCAGTGCTGGTAATCGGCGATCGTTATTCCGGTCAGGTTTTCTCCGCTTGTCGATGAGTGATCTTTTATTCAAGGCTAAGATCAATCAATTTGTCGAAGCAATTACAGCGCTCCGTTCCTGTTCCTGGCGATGAGTGCCGTCAACATTACAAACGTCACGGTTTTGGATAACCCTGCTGCCTTTCTGAATCCATTTCAGTTCGAAATCTCATACGAGTGTTTGACTCCGCTTAAAGACGGTAATTTTGCAGTTTTATTTTGTTGGATCGTATTGCGTCATCGGTATCTGCAGTATGAGTTTTTAAATGATGGTATAAACAGTTGATTTTGGCTTGGGTTTTAGTTCGATTCACTAGATTTCATAGGAAATGGAAAACCATTCGAGGGGTTGCTTCCTATTCCTTGATCAAGTTGGAAATGAAGATCGGCAGTTGCCAATTTAGGAAAACCCTAGACTTGCATATGTTACTTGACTTGCAAACTGGATATTTGTGTATGGTTAAGGTTATTGATTCACATCATACATAAAGTCGTTACTTTAATTTCGTTTTATGGAAGGAAACTTTGTTCCCCCTGATATCTTTTATACTACACAGATTTTTAAATTCAGTTCAAATCTTGTAACCTCACGTCTGTATTCTAATGATGTGCCTTTTCATGCTTAAATCTTGATTTTGATTGTTGGGCCTTGATACTTTGATCTTTCTGAGGAACTTTTTTGAGATCTTGAAAGCTTGTTTTTTTGTTTGTGTGTGTATGTATTGTATAGCTCACCTTGTCTAAAAGAATCTGTCCGTTCAACGCTTGATACTTATTTCAAAGGTTCTTGCTCCTCGTCTTTggattctttttgtttttcttgtggGGGGTTTGATTGGGAACGATGAATCTTAGACATGATTACGTCAACACCAACTTTAGAAAAACATCAATCGTTTATCATTCTAAGGTCTATTTCTTAGTGTGTTAATCGTGGTCACTGGATTTTTCTTGGGGGTTTCCCTGACAGACAAAAATCTATGTGCTCAAACTTTTCTTTGGGTTACTTTTACTAGTCACTGCCAAGCCTCTAATTTTTTACCGTGTAAAGAGTATTAAGATCAATAGCCCCTTAGCTAAATTTATTAACTTATACTTAATCTCTTGCATGAGCTTTTGGCTTTATGGGTAGTTTAATACGATTTCTACGTTGTCATTTTCTCCCTCGTCAGTATTTAAGTTGGCGTATTTTGTGAATTTCTCAAGCTATTGGGACCATGATCGATATATTCTATTTTGGTTTTTTACTATAATAGGTATTATGTTATAAAATAAACTTTAGTGACATGTTATCTCTATGATTATTCTACAGATCTGGAATGGAAACTCACCTATGTCGGATCGGCCGAGGATGAAACTTATGACCAACTTTTGGAGAGTGTTCTCGTTGGACCCGTTAATGTTGGCAATTATCGTTTTGTTCTTCAGGTAATATATGCTGAATCTATCTTAACTTTATCTGTAAAGCCAAAATTACCTTTCATTGTCGACCAAAATGTTATCTTATAAGCTAGACGTTTTGACTTTAGTGATAATCTAGCATGGTTAAAGAAGAATTGAGTTTGAATTCAAGTTAATATTGAAATCCAGAATCCAATAAACTTTGAAGTTAATTTAGGCCAATTATAACTATTTAGcttttgatttttagttttaacAATTATACTTATAGATATACTCTCACCATTAGTTTCTTCATTTTGTTCTCCCGTGAAGAGGTGTTTTCAAAATTCAAGCTAAGATTTGAAATTTAAGATAAAAGAAGAATCTTGAAAACCAAATGATTATCAAAGAACTTCAGTGATAACTTATCGTTAGCAACATTTTCTACCATGTATGGAGAAGAGATATAGCCCTTCCCCAACATCGATTCCTCTTGAATACCTGTAGAAATTTCTGTCTCGAGTCTAATCATTGCACAAACTGGAATCTGAGTGATCTCTCATGGTACATTTCTTGTGGTCGGATATTTTGCAGGCAGACCCTCCAGATCCCTCAAAAATCCGGGAGGAAGACATCACCGGGGTCACAGTACTTTTATTAACATGTTCATACATGGGCCAAGAATTTGTAAGAGTAGGATATTATGTGAACAACGATTATGATGATGAACAGCTTCGTGAAGAACCTCCTCCAAAAGTTCTGATTGACAGGGTCCAAAGAAACATTTTAGCTGACAAGCCCAGAGTCACAAAGTTCCCAATCAATTTTCATCCAGAGAACTCTGAACATGGTGCAGAGCAACAACCATCTTCACCCCACCACTCAGCTGAAGCCCTCAACAATGAAGAAGAATTACAACCACCACCATCAGCATCAGCAGCAGATGAGCCACCTTTAGATCAGGAAGCCATTGATTCTGGACCTCAGCCTTCAGTCACGGCATGAGAGCTAGCCAAATATTAAGGTTTGAGCCTTGAGGTGATCCATCTTTTGCAACTCTTTCCTCTTGGTTTGTAAGCTAAATCAGTGAAGTAGATATGTTAATTAGGCCAGTTTGAGGCTGCAGAAAAGAATTTGGAAAAGATGATTTCATCTTTTCTGTTATTGAATCAAAACTCTGATAGTTCTAAATCATTCATTGTGTTTGTTTAATTTGAATCTGGCTGCTTCTTACTTTTTTTCGAGAAAGCTTCTGTTTTAATTCTTGCTAGCGGGTCGTTCTGTGAATCTagagaagagaaaaacaaaGAGATTTCCACTTTATCGTTCTTGCTCTTTCCTTTTTCTAGGAGGATTGGCCTGCGGCAATCCTAAGACTCTCGACTGAAAGGTTTGATTTGACATAGTAATGGTGAAGACCGGAGAATTGGTTGAAGTGTCCCTGTGGCTGCAagttcattttaaattttagtctTTTGCGTTTTATTTTCTCTAATAGTAGGTAGGGATATTCAAATCATAAGTTCTTTAATCTAATATAATTGATGTGAATTGAATTATAATAGAAgatcaacatttttttaactATAACATAGTTATCAACTTGTACTATTAGCTATCAATTTTGAGGTTTGAAGTTCGACTTTATGTTTTTCATTGTTTTGACGTTCCAAATGAATACGAGAAAGGAACTTTGTTGTTAGGACCAAATAACTATTGAAATAAAGGTTATCAAAGTTCTATACACAAAACTAGACATGATGGAGTTGGACTAAGAAGCAATAAAGATTAAATTCTAAACAATAACGATTTCACCCTAGAATAATGTTGTATGGATAACAAAACAAAGTAAAAACCAGGTATTTGAAGCAAGATTTGAATAGACAAGGGGTTGAAAATTTTTTCATCTTAAAGTTCTATGTTCATCTAAAATCCTAAAAGTGTAGAGTTAaaaaagttattattcttgttgAGTTTATAGCTATACATTTATTTAGTTAACTTTTAATTcttaagttttgaaaaatagaCTTAGCAGTTTTTGACATTATTTTCATTACCTATTTTAACAatgtagtttttaaaaatttatttctaAGTTAACATGaaaagtaataaaattaaaaacaatgaGAACGATACATTTATAATAATAGATTCCCCACCTCCCCACTCTTGAGCTCTCCTCTCCTTCCTCCTAGTCAATGTCATGACCACATCTtcctcttctccttcttccCAACATTATAGCTTCAATGTCAACGTCCATGCCTCGATCACCTCACcatttccttttcttcctttattAACTATTTTCTTCACAATTTGAATCTCGTCACTTCTCTTTGACATGCTATGTTAGTGATCTAGAGATTTGTAATTCTCACCTTCCGACCTCTATTTCGAATGCAAAAGACAAAAACAACATGGGTTGTTGAACCGAGGTCTTTTGTTCACACCAACAATATTTTATATTGATATCTTAAATTCCAAACaaatttagtaaaagaaagttCTCTCATTTCCCACACTCACTCACTCCCTCTACTCTATTCactataaatcaaaaccaaaatTGTTTCTTCGTTTCGTCCCACAAGACAGCTCCATGGAAAGACAATCAAAaaccataataataataaacaatcATCTCTTTCCATTCAACACAGTCACAAAAGCGTCCAAATTTCAAACTACCCATTTGTCTTTCAAATCTCCATTGTCGATCAAAACTAAGATTCCATACCCACTTCAAAGAAAAATGTCAAAACCTTCCCATTTTCCGATGGGACATACCCATTTCTTTGTTATGTTCATCTCTCAACTCAGAAAAGATGGATTTGTTATCTTCTTCCTTAGGCGAATCCGCCATTTGTAACTATAAGATCGTGATGGCCGTTCTTCTATTTCAGAAGCTCCACCAATGGCCTCTTTCTCTTGCCCTGTTCCTTATGTTATTAGATGTTCCACTGCCAAAGAAGGTAATGATTCTAACAAGCTAAGGTATGCTAAAGTTAATGGGGCTATTATTGGGTCCATTTCTGAAGCTGATTTGCTGAGCCAATCGGTTAGAGCTTCAAGAGCTCTCGTCCCTTCTGTGGCGGAAAATGGGTGTTTTGTTAAAGAAGATGTTCGTCAGAAAATTCCCACGAAGAAGCAGCTGGTTGATCCTCATCGGCAAGGCTTGATCATTGAAGGGGGTGTTGGGTATAGACAAACTGTTGTAATCAGATCGTATGAAGTTGGTCCTGATAAGACTGCAACTGTGGAGAGCGTCATGAATCTTTTGCAGGTCAGGGATGCCCAAATTTTGTTCGACGAAATGCCTGAGAGAAGTTTTTGAATTCGGACTCACTTTAACTGGTTGGTACCATTTGTGATTCATGTAGGAAACTGCACTTAATCATGTTTGGATGTCTGGGCTTCTCAGCAATGGTTTTGGGGCTACCCATGGCATGATGAGGAACAATCTTATCTGGGTTGTTTCACGTATGCTTGTCGAAGTAGACCACTATCCGATATGGTATGTTCTCTATAATCCTCAAAAGAGTAATCCAACCCGGCTTCAAGTTTGTAGAGTTTTTATCTAAACACAATTGCGAATTCATCTGGATAGTTGTTAATTCATTTTAACAGCCAGAGCCAGCCTTCCGGTTTCTTCTTGAACAATGAGTTATTATACTGCCTGATGTCATGTCCCAAAAGAGAAAATATCCATTGCCTACTAATATTGATACATTGTATTATCTGTTCTATAGGTTAGATTGATATTACTTGAATAGAGCTTCCCAgagttttgaaaactaattaCTAACTTAGTTTACATCTCTTGAGTCTTGGGATGACCGTCTTCCTACTTTGTTCATGGGGATATCGATGTCACTCATGCATATGCATATGGTGGATTATTTTGCAGGGGAGAGATTGTTGAAATCGATACATGGGTTGGGGCATCTGGGAAAAATGGAATGAGAAGGGACTGGCTAATTAGAAGTCAAGCAACAGGCCATGTTTATGCTCGAGCAACAAGGTAATAAGAACTTACTACGTAGATGAAATTTCTTCCAAATTTATACCTAGTTGCTGTCATCTCTCCTGGTATACTAAAATGGTGAAATATAAAACAGCACATGGGTGATGATGAACCAGCAAACAAGACGACTCTCCAAAATGCCAGAAGAAGTAAGGGCAGAAATTTCACCATGGTTTATTGAAAAGCAAGCAATCAAAGAAGATGCCCCCGAGAAAATTTCCAAGTTAAATGACAAAGCTAAGTACATGAACTCCGACTTGAAGGTAAAAATCCCTTTAAATCAACTACGCTTCAGTCTCCACCAGCATTtataaaagttaaaaacatGCTGATAATTGCTATTTTCCCAGCCGAAGAGAAGTGATCTGGACATGAACCATCATGTCAACAATGTCAAATACCTAAGATGGATGCTGGAGGTATCGTACATACAAAACCATCATTTATCTATAGATTTTGGTTGGGGGAGGGGGGCCCGTCCAATGAACTTCTGACACTTGTAAAATTGCCTATTACAGACGATACCCGACCATGTTTTGGAGTCTCATCAACTTTCTAGTATCATATTGGAGTATAGAAGGGAATGCGGAAGCTCTGATATAGTTCAATCACTATGTGAGCCAGATGAAGATGGAATCCTCAGAGATGTGGAGATGATAGAAGATAGTGAAATCAGTCTACTAAACGGGTTTTCCTTGGCGTCCGAGATTCTCAAAGGTGGACTCTTGGGATCTTTTGACAAAGGAACACTGAGGTACACACATCTTCTACAAATTGAAGGGGAAGCTAAGAATGAAGAGATAGTGAGGGGAAGAACCACATGGAAGAAAAAGCTTACCACTATACCATTCTCCACACAGTAAATCTTATTTATAGCAGTTCGATCGCCTCTATATGAAGACAACACCCACAATGCAACATTCCTGAAAACAATAAGCAAAAGGGCTACTTTATGtgaaatttattattttgttcATGATTTCTCATATTCTTGTTCTGCTTCACAAGGGAGTGTTTATCAAATGGATCTGCTCCAGCAAATGCAGAAGTAATCATAGAGTCTCCCTTTAAAGAGTTCAAGAAGTCAAGAACTATACGAAACAATGTAAATTGTAATAGATCgatattatttggaaaaaagaaGCTGATCCGTCATGGATATATTTGAAgcctcttttatttttatttttatcttttggattatgtTTTAAGAATTTCCAATGGTACTGACTCCAGCTGATTCTCTGCATTGGACGTTTGTGGTTTAAAAAGTTGACGTTCTGTAAACTACAAATATCAATAGAGAAGTCTGACTGCAGAAAAACCAAACacgaaaaaaaatgtataaagaTTAAATAACAATCTCAAACATTAACATTAatcaacataaaaataaaatgaaaaaccCAAGAAACAACCCCCCACCCCCCacccaaaaataaaataaataaaagcacAACAAACCAGATAGAAGAACAGATCAAATAGCAACTCTAACatctagaaaaagaaaattttccaCTCAAGAAACATAATTcccaaaaagaagaagattactGATCTGGGAAATGAGTCCATTTTCTGAGAGGGAGCTCATGTACAATCAATGtgggtaaaatatttacatggGAATCCTCCTTCTGACAAGAAGAAACCAAAGAATGGTCTACCACTGCTGCTGAGAGATCATCGCTTCTTTCTTGCTAAACGTTGATGCGATTGCCACGACCAAATTAAAAGGAATAATATGACAGCACCTCCAACCGAGATCCAGAATATTACCAACCAAAGAGGCATTGGTTTGGGATATAAACCTGAAATGAAAAACAGATCAATGGCAACCAGTTAGTAATAAGTATACACTTTCATTCCTAATAGAACTTCAACAAGCTTGAAACTAAACCGTTATATGTGCAGAAGATCTCAAAATATGTACCATGTCCAAACTTTATACAAATAAGAAGTTCAATGATGCAAATTGCAAGAGATAGCCAACAAAATGCGCCAACTTTCTTCACGGGCTTTCTGGAATACATATTATTAGTCAAGACAAATGGATTCGTTTGGAGGAATAGGAATTCAGGGGGGCAGAGATGGAGAGAGTACCGATCTTGAAGGTAGGAATTATATTCGCGAATTGTTGGGATCGCAATCAGCCACCACAAGATTAGTCTATATATGATCACAGGATTCCTAGGGGGTACCCAAAGACAAAACTTCAAAAAGAATGTATTGAGCTCTACTGTCAGGAAGATGATGCAAAGGCTTATAACTTGAATGAAACGCCATGGACCAAGTAATGGGTGCCACTCATCTTTGTCCCACTGTGCTGGTGTGAATTGTCCCAGTGTTCGTTTGACCTGCAACGGAGAATAACAAACTTGTAATAAAAGCAAATAATCGTCCTGGACCAAGGAAAACATATGACCTGTTCTCCTAAACTAGCATAATGttcaaaagaaaaggaaaggtaCATGGATTTTGATGGACATAGAGACGCCAGTGATTCAAAGTctttaaaataaatagtgacaCAAAGTTTGATTCTTCACTTATTACAGGCATTGGCAGTAGAGATCTTCGACCATGGTTTAGACTGcgactctttttctttttctttcttttgttttgagAAGTGGAGAAGGAGCGTGAAGAGGAAGGATGTCATCACGATAACTAATAACTCTTACATAAAAAGGAACCGAgtatctgttttttttttctttttttgctgaTAAGAAACAAAAATGTACTTTCCCAATGATATTAGGAAAGTAGCTGATGAAGAAATCTATCATACTGATGGGGTGGTTAATGATATCACACAAAAGATGGaggtttaattaaaacatacttTCCCAATAATATTAGGTTGACGACTTAGACCAACCCACTTGTATGTTTTACCATCAAAGTATCGAACAGTACGCATTCCTGCCCAGATGCCTGCAAATTCAGtcatacatgaaatcaaaaaccAAGTTTATTTCTAAAAGGTACCATTAGTTGCAAAGAAACTATATAGAACACTTGAACCATCCTTGTCCATGTAAGGAGGTTCAATAACCAGTAATCTATCAATTTCAACCTATCAAAAGACTGTGAAAGTCGACCCAAAAGACTAGAAGACAGACCAAGAAGGATAATCACTAATTTCTACTCTGGTTGGATATGGCTATTTGGGAAGTAGGAAAGGAGAAGAATTTGAgcatataaattaaataattaatttatacaATGCCTAACAGTAGCAAACAAAAAATTGGACATGTAGGAGGGAAGGAGTGATCTTACCAAACCAGTTACATATCAAAATATCAAGAACGATACTGTCCCACCAACACTCATTGAAGTTAGGTAACATGTGGCGAAAGGTTAGCTGAAAATCAAGATAATTAAGTTATAATTGTATCAATGAATTGGACAACAGCAAGCACTTAAAAGGTCAAGCTTCGATCGAGATCAATGTAACAAATTCATAGGTAGTGAAAAAACCGTACCTCCATCATTTCAAACCCAATTGACAACACCCATAGTAGAGCTTGGTTACGAATCATTATAGCCTTTCCCCACCATCCAATTATATGAGCTGGAACAAATTCATCAAAAAGAGTCTCCTGAAAGTAAGGATAAACAAGTATACGATGAATCTCCCAATGTCATAGATACAAAAAAAACACTATTGCTGCTGTACATTTTGAGTATATAGGCAAAAGATTTCGTACATAAACATTCTTAAACCTGCTTTTGGAATTTTCAGGTAAATAAAGACGACAATCAGCACCATAAGATCTTTCTGGAAGCTCTGCATGAAATGGCAGGATGATAACTTAAAAACTTCTAACAGATACCCAAGCCATGCTTATACATTTTCACGGACAACAGTTACACAGAGATGAAGAGCATTACCAACACCAAGGTCAGGATGGAGAAACTTCATAAACTGTCGAGCATCATCACGACTCTGGACGAGAATTATATCGTGGTGTTAACAAGTGATAATTGCTAAATGTACATTGAAAACCCCTTTTAAACAACCAAAAGAAGGAACAAAATTGTCAATCAACCAACTGCAATCTAAATTTGAGGCCTCTCCCCACCTGACAACTTTTCATTTAAAGAACATATATGACATACAAAGAAAATTTTACAAACAAAAACTGAAATTG containing:
- the LOC103504584 gene encoding CDP-diacylglycerol--serine O-phosphatidyltransferase 2-like isoform X3, which encodes MGVQASYYIIITYWCMLPYVSVLCNSWASGALDPQNAAHEDSATSVKRGVWAMISVFLAYCLLQAPSTILIRPHPAIWRLVHGMAVIYLIALTFLLFQSRDDARQFMKFLHPDLGVELPERSYGADCRLYLPENSKSRFKNVYETLFDEFVPAHIIGWWGKAIMIRNQALLWVLSIGFEMMELTFRHMLPNFNECWWDSIVLDILICNWFGIWAGMRTVRYFDGKTYKWVGLSRQPNIIGKVKRTLGQFTPAQWDKDEWHPLLGPWRFIQVISLCIIFLTVELNTFFLKFCLWVPPRNPVIIYRLILWWLIAIPTIREYNSYLQDRKPVKKVGAFCWLSLAICIIELLICIKFGHGLYPKPMPLWLVIFWISVGGAVILFLLIWSWQSHQRLARKKR
- the LOC103504584 gene encoding CDP-diacylglycerol--serine O-phosphatidyltransferase 1-like isoform X1; amino-acid sequence: MVMEPDGPKRARKRNYLVQENGDYNSLSVGEDLDPWTAWAYKPRTISLLLIGACFLIWASGALDPQNAAHEDSATSVKRGVWAMISVFLAYCLLQAPSTILIRPHPAIWRLVHGMAVIYLIALTFLLFQSRDDARQFMKFLHPDLGVELPERSYGADCRLYLPENSKSRFKNVYETLFDEFVPAHIIGWWGKAIMIRNQALLWVLSIGFEMMELTFRHMLPNFNECWWDSIVLDILICNWFGIWAGMRTVRYFDGKTYKWVGLSRQPNIIGKVKRTLGQFTPAQWDKDEWHPLLGPWRFIQVISLCIIFLTVELNTFFLKFCLWVPPRNPVIIYRLILWWLIAIPTIREYNSYLQDRKPVKKVGAFCWLSLAICIIELLICIKFGHGLYPKPMPLWLVIFWISVGGAVILFLLIWSWQSHQRLARKKR
- the LOC103504582 gene encoding probable histone chaperone ASF1A gives rise to the protein MSAVNITNVTVLDNPAAFLNPFQFEISYECLTPLKDDLEWKLTYVGSAEDETYDQLLESVLVGPVNVGNYRFVLQADPPDPSKIREEDITGVTVLLLTCSYMGQEFVRVGYYVNNDYDDEQLREEPPPKVLIDRVQRNILADKPRVTKFPINFHPENSEHGAEQQPSSPHHSAEALNNEEELQPPPSASAADEPPLDQEAIDSGPQPSVTA
- the LOC103504583 gene encoding palmitoyl-acyl carrier protein thioesterase, chloroplastic-like, which codes for MASFSCPVPYVIRCSTAKEGNDSNKLRYAKVNGAIIGSISEADLLSQSVRASRALVPSVAENGCFVKEDVRQKIPTKKQLVDPHRQGLIIEGGVGYRQTVVIRSYEVGPDKTATVESVMNLLQETALNHVWMSGLLSNGFGATHGMMRNNLIWVVSRMLVEVDHYPIWGEIVEIDTWVGASGKNGMRRDWLIRSQATGHVYARATSTWVMMNQQTRRLSKMPEEVRAEISPWFIEKQAIKEDAPEKISKLNDKAKYMNSDLKPKRSDLDMNHHVNNVKYLRWMLETIPDHVLESHQLSSIILEYRRECGSSDIVQSLCEPDEDGILRDVEMIEDSEISLLNGFSLASEILKGGLLGSFDKGTLRYTHLLQIEGEAKNEEIVRGRTTWKKKLTTIPFSTQ
- the LOC103504584 gene encoding CDP-diacylglycerol--serine O-phosphatidyltransferase 1-like isoform X2, which codes for MVMEPDGPKRARKRNYLVQENGDYNSLSVGEDLDPWTAWAYKPRTISLLLIGACFLIWASGALDPQNAAHEDSATSVKRGVWAMISVFLAYCLLQAPSTILIRPHPAIWRLVHGMAVIYLIALTFLLFQSRDDARQFMKFLHPDLGVELPERSYGADCRLYLPENSKSRFKNVYETLFDEFVPAHIIGWWGKAIMIRNQALLWVLSIGFEMMELTFRHMLPNFNECWWDSIVLDILICNWFGIWAGMRTVRYFDGKTYKWVGLSRQPNIIGKVKRTLGQFTPAQWDKDEWHPLLGPWRFIQVISLCIIFLTVELNTFFLKFCLWVPPRNPVIIYRLILWWLIAIPTIREYNSYLQDRFISQTNASLVGNILDLGWRCCHIIPFNLVVAIASTFSKKEAMISQQQW